A single region of the Rhipicephalus microplus isolate Deutch F79 chromosome 10, USDA_Rmic, whole genome shotgun sequence genome encodes:
- the LOC142774681 gene encoding uncharacterized protein LOC142774681 — MMDSEAQRILLSLIQHQAPSSTEDAVLRTNMAGDVPRRGSEEMRMELRLPCVETGGDGTDTLHLPAPTASRSADGETGAQSKPSGSRRGGGAAEWTEGQTRLLLEYYLKYFPQIGPFKKFKNRKQAFKQISMDIEAVLGIAKTPEQCENRYKTVIRRRKASSDHNKRSGASPTPVPFDDEVKKIESIDDSIEPEVERDASGATFKASPESPAVLSPANTTEENKTQSSNPDTKPRVGTARLAHMQLFFTEMRALQEEKEAQKAARRQEKENRRAERQAERQVLREERRKMHEEKMEILRQAFGLPK; from the exons ATGATGGACTCGGAAGCTCAGCGCATCCTACTGTCTTTAATTCAACACCAGGCACCATCTAGTACGGAAG ATGCAGTTCTGCGTACAAATATGGCTGGCGATGTGCCAAGGCGAGGGAGCGAAGAAATGCGCATGGAGCTCAGATTGCCATGCGTTGAAACAGGAGGTG ATGGCACAGATACTCTGCACCTGCCAGCTCCCACTGCATCAAGATCAGCTGACGGGGAGACTGGTGCTCAAAGCAAGCCATCAGGCTCCAGGAGAGGAGGTGGAG CTGCTGAATGGACAGAGGGGCAAACAAGGCTGCTCCTAGAGTACTACCTCAAATATTTCCCTCAGATTGGCCCATTTAAAAAATTCAAAAACAGGAAGCAAGCCTTTAAACAAATATCGATGGACATCGAGGCTGTGCTTGGCATAGCCAAAACCCCAGAACAGTGTGAAAATAGGTACAAAACAGTAATTAGGCGTCGGAAGGCGTCTTCCGACCATAACAAAAGGTCTGGTGCTTCACCCACCCCTGTGCCTTTTGACGACgaggtgaaaaaaattgaaagcattGATGACAGCATTGAACCGGAGGTAGAGCGAGACGCCTCAGGGGCTACATTCAAAGCCTCGCCCGAATCTCCGGCCGTGTTGTcacctgccaacaccactgaGGAAAATAAGACGCAGTCCTCAAATCCCGACACGAAGCCACGGGTAGGAACTGCACGCCTGGCACACATGCAGTTGTTTTTTACTGAAATGAGGGCACTGCAAGAAGAAAAGGAGGCTCAAAAGGCGGCCAGacgtcaagaaaaagaaaatcgaaGAGCTGAAAGGCAGGCCGAGCGACAGGTGCTTCGTGAAGAGCGGCGCAAAATGcatgaagaaaaaatggagatTCTCCGTCAGGCCTTTGGACTTCCAAAATAA
- the LOC119180888 gene encoding uncharacterized protein LOC119180888, whose product MEQRLKNIGKRSGIENGSNTGRGASEVDKIRGCASESVVQEKPKRKRTHARNHTCEVRGKALTTHARLERHLATHAGKKPYACQCCPATFAQRGVLYTHFLTHTGEKRHGCPRCGKMFTRESSVSRHLRAHTGKKSFKCNHCPAEFTDRYNLKQHLFVHSGEKPYKCEDCGRRFARWWTLSCHNRTHTGEKPFPCDSCPAEFSQKCALVRHKLTHSEKKPWQCDVCDKTFALKSHLRRHSRVHTGERPYKCNLCPATFSSQSAFIYHTRGHTGEKPYECGACGLRFRRSDHLKVHVIRIHGDPRAGAGGGGRCFPGSSHRGPET is encoded by the exons ATGGAGCAAAGATTGAAGAACATTGGAAAAAGAAGTGGCATTGAAAATGGAAGTAACACTGGAAGAGGAGCTTCTGAAGTTGACAAGATAAG GGGTTGTGCCAGCGAAAGTGTGGTGCAGGAGAAGCCGAAACGGAAGCGCACCCATGCCAGGAACCACACGTGCGAAGTGCGCGGCAAGGCCTTAACCACCCACGCGAGGCTTGAACGTCATCTGGCAACACACGCCGGGAAAAAGCCGTATGCCTGTCAGTGCTGCCCAGCAACTTTCGCGCAAAGAGGGGTCCTCTATACGCACTTTCTCACTCATACCGGAGAAAAACGTCACGGCTGTCCTAGATGCGGCAAAATGTTCACCAGGGAATCGAGCGTCAGCAGGCACCTCCGCGCACACACGGGCAAAAAGTCGTTCAAATGCAACCATTGCCCGGCCGAGTTCACGGATCGTTACAACTTGAAGCAACACTTGTTCGTGCACAGCGGCGAAAAGCCATATAAGTGCGAAGACTGTGGCAGAAGGTTCGCGCGATGGTGGACCCTTTCGTGCCACAACAGGACGCACACCGGCGAGAAGCCGTTCCCATGCGACTCGTGTCCGGCCGAGTTTTCCCAGAAGTGCGCGTTGGTCAGACACAAGCTTACGCACTCCGAGAAAAAGCCCTGGCAGTGCGACGTGTGCGACAAGACTTTCGCGCTAAAATCCCACCTGAGGCGCCACTCGCGAGTCCATACCGGCGAGCGACCCTACAAATGCAACCTCTGTCCAGCCACATTTTCCAGCCAGTCCGCCTTTATTTACCACACGCGGGGGCACACCGGAGAAAAGCCTTACGAGTGTGGTGCGTGCGGCTTGAGATTCCGGAGGAGTGACCACCTCAAGGTACACGTGATCAGAATCCACGGTGATCCAAGAGctggtgcgggggggggggggcgttgctTTCCAGGATCCTCTCATCGCGGGCcggaaacctga